tttgttttttttttaagtgcatataTGAACTAAAATGTTAATTCTACCATTTTGGTTCCACTTGCACCTTCTAATTAGTTTAAACTTGAGTTTTAAAGTTTGAACCTTGCACACTTGGCATGTTTTCCAATTGTGTTGCGAAAAGTGACAGGTTCCTCTTTTATGTTCACAGGGTGGTGACTTCACACGCCATAATGGCACTGGTGGCAAGTCCATCTATGGGGAGAAATTTGATGATGAGAATTTCCTCCTGAAGCACACGGGTCCTGGCATCTTGTCCATGGCAAATGCTGGCCCCAACACAAACGGTTCCCAGTTTTTCATCTGCACTGCCAAGACTGAGTGGTAAGAGCAGAACATATAGCAAAGGCAACCTTTCCCTGTTGTTTCCTGCTCTAAAGTAGTAGAAGGACATGAATAGTCACAATTTAGATAGTGCGCTATAGAAAGTGagatactgggcttccctggtggcgcagtggttgagaatccgcctgccaatgcaggggacacgggttcaagccctggtctgggaagatcccacatgccgcagagcaactgggcccatgagccacaactactgagcctgcgcgtctggagcctgtgctccgcaacaggagaggccgcgatggtgagaggcccgtgcaccactatgaagagtggcccccgctcgccgcaactagagaaagccctcgcacagaaacgaagacccaacacaaccaaaaataaataaactaaaaaaaaaaaaagaaagtgagataCTGTAATAGCAAAACCAGGGCACTTTGTTGAGTAGTTGAATTTAAGAGTGGTGCTTTCATCTAATTAGCATGTGATTTGTTTGCTCATTTTTAGGGGTCCATTCTAAAATTAGGATTCTAAACAGTGATTAAACACTCTTGGAGACCACCTTTTTTAGACTGGCTTAAAGTAATCTGGtgttaccactttttttttttaggtaaaagGATAAAATGTTTCTAGTATTTAACTAGTCGACATTAGCTAGTACTAAAAGCTGGATAAACCACTCTTCTGGTCTTCTCTTGCTTGGGTATGCTATATTGATTTGTGGGACACTATTCTTATCCCAATGCACAATGCAGGCTGCTTATTTCTCTCTTGTTTCATTACTACCTGCAGGTCGCAGTTAGTAATGTTTATTCTTCTGTTTCCAGGTTGGATGGCAAGCATGTGGTCTTTGGCAAGGTGAAAGAGGGCATGAATATCGTGGAAGCCATGGAGCGCTTTGGGTCCAGGAATGGCAAGACCAGCAAGAAGATCACCATTGCTGACTGTGGACAAATCTAATAATAAATTTGACTTGTGTTTtatcttaaccaccagaccattCCTTCTGTAGCTCAGGAGAGCACCCCTTCATCCCCATCTGCTCAAAATATACTATAATCTTTGTCCTCTCATTGCACTTCTTTGGGTTCCATATTTTCCTTACTCCCCTCCAAGTTTAGCTGAATTGCAAAGTTAAGATTATGgttatgaaataaaaactaaacaaccGTTGTCTGTCCTTGTTTGGATTAGGGTGTTGATGCAGGTTTCATTTAAGCAGCAACATGTTACTTCTAAGACAACAGTTGCTGTGTTTGTTTAAAAGAGTATCTTGTTTTTTGCTTCCCTGATCCAAGAATTAAGTGTTGCTGATTGAGTATCCCAAGGGCAAGCTGTGAGTGGAATACTGAAGATGTAGGCTTGGGCAGGGAGAAAATGGAACTTCGAGATTGTGACCAGGTTGGAGCAGTACTCCTTTAAGGGTGACAGTGGAAAATTCTCACTTGGCATATTTAGGGTTATCCAtcaaaattaacaaattgaaaatcaTAGCTAATTTTAACAAAGCTTAATTTGGGCATATTCTGTGGTGGCCCTCCTTGAGGGAAATAATGTCAAGCTTTAGCCTCTGTGGGGAAGGGTCTTTGGACCATGTTCTTGGGATATCTGTAGCTGTTTGAGAATGTAACTGCAGAGTACGGGGTTTATGACAGCTCAATTGTGAAGTTCAGTCTGCAGCAGAGAAAGGCAGGCAGGCCTGGTGTGGCGCAGCCTACCTGCAGAAGGCGTCTGGCTCTGCCTTGCCCCAGACCAACTGGTGACCAGGTAACTGTCTATAGACTAGGGAACTTCTCCCTCGCTAGTTGTAGAGGCCCTCATGGTCATTTGAGGTCTTGCACTCATTCCATAGTGCAGACCTGGCAGTCTGAGCCATAATCTGGTCCAGATGAGGCCTTTATGTTCATGAACATGGTTGCCTTTAAGATCAAGAACTCCCCTTGGGAGTCCTCCCCAGTTGCATACTTTATCCCTCACCAGAggcccacaatttttttttttttgagggcacCCTGATTTTGCTTTTGTGTTTATCGATCTATCACCTATGTGTGTCCCTAAAAACATACTGTTTAGTTTTGGAAAAGCAAGTTTAAACCTAGTTGTGCAAAGGGTAAGTGGCTGCTACATGAGGAAGGCCTCCAGCAAGGCAAGGTGAGCAGAACCTGGATTACAGTGTGGCCTCAGCTTCCCTAAGCACGAGTGCTGCTTCCAGAGAAGTGGGCCAGCCATGCATCCAGTAAGGTAGGGCTCACCCAGTGCCTTTAGCACACCtcagaaaataagcaaaatccATAAAACCTGCAGTGTATGgtccttattcagatttcccccaCTGGTTCTGGAGGTggtggtttttttaattttaattttggctgcgttgggtcttggcggtgtgcacaggcttctcattgtcgtggcttttgttgtggagcatgggctctaggtgcgtgggcttcagtagttgtggcatgtgggctcagtagttgtggctcgtgggctctagagtgcaggctcagcagttgtggcacacgggcttagttgctctgtggcatgtggggtcttagcggcccagggctcaaacccgtgggcccctgcattggcaggcagattcttaaccactgcaccaccagggaagtccctagaggtgtttttaaaatcagctttataaaagtataatttacatacaatcaGAATGTCTTTCATAACGCTCTCCCCGGCCCCCAAGGATCCAACCTAGGTTCACACACTGTATTTGATTGTTAGGTCTCTTTTGTCTCTTTCAATCTAGAACAGTCCTTCCACTTTTTAACATATtgtaatttctatttattaatgTTAAAAAGCCTATTGagataatttatataccataaaattcacccattttaagagTACAATAATTTTAGTGAATTTactgagttgtgcaaccatcaccatgatcCACCACACGAGGAAGACCTTGTGCCCATTTGCAGTCCCTCCTGCTTTCACTC
Above is a genomic segment from Balaenoptera acutorostrata chromosome 7, mBalAcu1.1, whole genome shotgun sequence containing:
- the PPIA gene encoding peptidyl-prolyl cis-trans isomerase A: MVNPTVFFDIAVDGEPLGRVSFELFADKVPKTAENFRALSTGEKGFGYKGSCFHRIIPGFMCQGGDFTRHNGTGGKSIYGEKFDDENFLLKHTGPGILSMANAGPNTNGSQFFICTAKTEWLDGKHVVFGKVKEGMNIVEAMERFGSRNGKTSKKITIADCGQI